In Populus alba chromosome 1, ASM523922v2, whole genome shotgun sequence, a single window of DNA contains:
- the LOC118038160 gene encoding proton pump-interactor 1 yields the protein MGVEVVAPEKVQAPIDSVSEVDETIMHEKENLKLDEVSGLAEPIQFGSHGEEPVRAEGNDVTDANLPKDAIDEWPAPKQIHSFYFVTYRQYDDPKIKSKIDQADKEIQKRNLSRFEITEKLKAKRAKRAELVNQVRTLKNEGRQYKSMFDEKKKKMEPLQHALGKLRDTNSAGRGGLCSSEEELNDLIYSLQYRIQHESIPLTEEKQILREIKQFEGTREKVIANAAMRAKIQDSMGQKEAIQDQVKLIGVDLDGVRKEQQVLWGKVDGLDGKVKALDAEIKTLQDELTAVTLKRDKAYETIQELRKQRDEANANFYQCRKLLTKAKELAARKDVPALEELAHAEVENFMSLWSHNKAFRDDYEKRILPSLDRRQMSKDGRIRNPDEKPLVILETPILSEPEPVVKAIAKRPKEDPKPTSQKDALPPQKVQKETTKTELKTTSEHSDIIDKEVSGLENLQKNPSEEKEVDEAKLKEMKREEEIAKAKQAMERKKKLAEKAAAKAAARAQKDAEKKLKEREKKLKKKAAATEPEEPVEAVAEAESEMVEVNDEVPVPVKEKVWKENTVRPRNRSRGPGSLPKVIPRRKKSTNYWIWAAPAALGVLVFLALGYYYYLL from the exons ATGGGTGTTGAGGTTGTGGCACCTGAGAAGGTTCAGGCCCCTATTGATAGTGTAAGTGAAGTAGATGAAACAATTATGCATGAAAAGGAAAACTTGAAACTGGATGAGGTATCAGGGCTTGCCGAGCCCATACAATTTGGTTCACACGGGGAGGAGCCAGTTAGAGCAGAAGGAAATGATGTTACAGATGCCAACTTGCCAAAGGATGCCATTGACGAGTGGCCTGCTCCTAAGCAGATCCATTCCTTTTACTTTGTAACGTACCGGCAATATGATGATccgaaaataaaatccaaaattgatCAGGCTGATAAGGAGATTCAGAAGAGGAATCTGTCCCGGTTTGAGAttacagaaaaattaaaagctaaaagG GCGAAACGGGCAGAGTTGGTGAACCAGGTAAGGACCCTGAAGAATGAGGGTCGTCAGTATAAATCGATgtttgatgagaaaaaaaagaaaatggagccTCTGCAGCATGCACTGGGCAAGCTGCGTGACACAAATAGTGCTGGTCGTGGTGGTTTATGCTCATCCGAGGAAGAGCTTAATGATCTT ATCTACAGTTTGCAATACCGCATACAACATGAGAGCATCCCATTGACAGAGGAGAAGCAAATACTTAGAGAAATCAAACAGTTTGAGGGGACAAGGGAAAAAGTAATTGCTAATGCTGCTATGAGAGCAAAGATTCAGGATTCAATGGGTCAGAAAGAAGCCATTCAAGACCAGGTCAAA CTTATAGGCGTTGACTTGGATGGTGTAAGGAAGGAACAACAAGTACTTTGGGGAAAAGTTGACGGCCTAGATGGGAAAGTGAAGGCACTGGATGCTGAAATTAAGACTTTACAGGATGAGTTGACAGCTGTGACCCTGAAGAGGGACAAAGCATATGAAACTATTCAGGAACTTCGGAAACAGCGTGATGAGGCA AATGCCAACTTTTACCAATGCCGTAAGCTCTTGACCAAAGCCAAAGAACTTGCTGCTAGGAAAGATGTACCGGCTCTTGAAGAACTTGCACATGCTGAG GTTGAAAATTTTATGTCCCTCTGGAGCCATAACAAGGCCTTTAGGGATGATTACGAGAAAAGAATTTTGCCCTCCCTTGACCGCCGACAAATGAGCAAGGATGGACGAATTAGGAACCCTGATGAGAAGCCATTGGTGATATTGGAGACGCCGATACTTTCTGAACCAGAGCCGGTGGTAAAAGCTATTGCAAAGCGACCGAAAGAAGATCCAAAACCCACTTCTCAAAAAGATGCTCTACCCCCCCAAAAGGTCCAGAAGGAAACTACTAAGACAGAATTGAAGACGACTTCGGAGCACTCTGACATCATTGACAAGGAGGTCTCTGGGTTGGAAAATCTGCAAAAGAATCCTTCTGAAGAAAAGGAAGTTGATGAAGCGAAATTGAAGGAGATGAAAAGAGAAGAGGAAATAGCAAAAGCTAAGCAAGCcatggaaaggaagaagaagctgGCTGAGAAAGCTGCTGCAAAAGCAGCTGCAAGAGCTCAAAAGGATGCTGAGAAAAAGCTCAAG GAAcgagaaaagaaattaaagaagaaggCTGCAGCTACTGAGCCTGAGGAACCTGTGGAAGCAGTTGCAGAGGCAGAATCTGAAATGGTTGAAGTGAATGATGAGGTTCCTGTTCCAGTGAAGGAAAAAGTTTGGAAAGAGAATACTGTTAGGCCTAGGAATCGTTCAAGAGGCCCGGGTTCACTTCCCAAAGTCATCCCGAGGAGGAAAAAGTCAACAAACTATTGGATATGGGCTGCTCCTGCCGCTTTGGGAGTTCTTGTGTTTCTAGCGCTCGGGTACTACTACTATCTTCTCTGA